A single genomic interval of Trichosurus vulpecula isolate mTriVul1 chromosome 6, mTriVul1.pri, whole genome shotgun sequence harbors:
- the LOC118854145 gene encoding 40S ribosomal protein S2-like — MADDAGAAGGAGGPGGPGVGGWGGFCGGFGSGGRGRGRGARGGKAEDKKWVPVTKLGRLVKDMKIKSLEEIYLFSLLIKESEIIDFFLRSSLKDEVLKIMPVQKQTRAGQRTRFKAFVAIGDYNGHVGLGVKCSKEVATAIRGAIILAKLSIVPVRRGYWGNKIGKPHTVPCKVTGRCGSVLVRLIPAPRGTGIVSAPVPKKLLMMAGIDDCLPFWLHCYTSARGCTATLGNFAKATFDAISKTYSYLTPDLWKETVFTKSPYQEFTDHLVKTHTRVSVQRTQAAAVATT; from the exons ATGGCGGACGACGCTGGTGCTGCAGGAGGTGCGGGAGGCCCCGGGGGCCCCGGAGTCGGAGGTTGGGGTGGCTTCTGCGGTGGCTTCGGCAGTGGGGGCCGAGGCCGGGGCCGCGGAGCCCGGGGAGGAAAGGCTGAAGACAAGAAGTGGGTTCCTGTCACCAAGCTGGGCCGCCTAGTCAAGGACATGAAGATCAAGTCTTTGGAAGAGATCTATCTTTTCTCACTCCTGATCAAGGAGtctgagatcatagatttcttcCTGAGATCTTCATTGAAGGATGAGGTTCTGAAGATCATGCCTGTTCAGAAACAAACTAGAGCTGGACAACGTACTAGGTTCAAGGCTTTTGTGGCCATCGGTGACTACAATGGCCATGTTGGTCTGGGTGTCAAGTGCTCCAAGGAAGTGGCCACAGCTATTCGTGGTGCTATCATTCTGGCCAAGCTGTCCATTGTTCCTGTGAGACGTGGCTACTGGGGGAATAAGATTGGCAAGCCTCACACAGTGCCCTGCAAGGTCACTGGGCGATGTGGATCGGTTCTGGTGCGCCTGATCCCCGCTCCTAGAGGTACTGGCATTGTCTCAGCTCCTGTGCCTAAGAAACTCCTGATGATGGCTGGAATTGATGACTgctt gccattctggttacactgcTATACTTCTGCAAGAGGCTGTACTGCCACTCtgggcaactttgctaaagctacctttgatgccatctccaaaacatacagctatctAACCCCAGACCTGTGGAAGGAGACTGTGTTCACTAAGTCTCCCTATCAGGAATTCACTGACCATCTTGTGAAGACTCACACTCGAGTGTCTGTCCAGAGGACCCAGGCAGCTGCTGTGGCAACCACATAG